A genomic segment from Denitratisoma oestradiolicum encodes:
- a CDS encoding DsbC family protein produces the protein MIKRALSVALLAAFATAAIAQDAAPSQIVEKFKGMYPNTTFKEIRKSQIAGLYEVVMGENIAYTDESGRYFLFGHLFDMKEQVDITAARKVETKKVEFPSQHLANAIKTVKGDGSRAVAVFSDPDCPYCKKLEGELARLNNVTIYTFLYPLETLHPEAKTKSIAVWCAPDKAKAWSALMMAGVTPTLQACNNPINDNLVLGSKLGVVGTPTLIALDGRTLPGAAPADKIDQWLGGK, from the coding sequence ATGATTAAACGCGCTTTGTCCGTGGCCCTGCTGGCCGCATTCGCCACGGCCGCCATCGCCCAGGACGCGGCCCCTTCTCAGATCGTCGAGAAGTTCAAGGGCATGTACCCCAACACGACTTTCAAAGAAATCCGCAAGTCACAAATCGCGGGCCTCTACGAAGTCGTGATGGGCGAGAACATCGCCTACACCGACGAGTCCGGGCGCTATTTCCTCTTCGGCCACCTGTTCGACATGAAGGAACAGGTCGACATCACGGCGGCCCGTAAGGTCGAGACCAAGAAGGTCGAATTCCCGAGCCAGCACCTGGCCAACGCCATCAAGACCGTCAAGGGCGACGGTAGCCGCGCCGTGGCCGTCTTTTCCGATCCTGACTGCCCCTACTGCAAGAAGCTGGAGGGCGAGCTGGCACGCCTCAACAACGTGACCATCTATACGTTCCTCTACCCGCTCGAAACGCTGCATCCCGAGGCGAAAACCAAATCCATCGCCGTCTGGTGCGCACCCGACAAGGCCAAGGCGTGGTCCGCCCTGATGATGGCGGGTGTGACGCCGACCCTTCAGGCGTGCAACAACCCCATCAACGACAACCTGGTGCTGGGTTCCAAGCTGGGCGTGGTCGGCACGCCGACCTTGATTGCCCTCGATGGCCGCACGCTGCCTGGTGCGGCGCCGGCCGACAAGATCGACCAATGGCTGGGGGGTAAGTAA
- a CDS encoding TrbI/VirB10 family protein has translation MSDPNAQVRKRQYMLIGAAAGILGLMGAGMFLFDSTPASYREKPKTVTITAPGSLEDRDAWRAQQAAREKSNETLISEVKNQLRQQDDLIKKQAKELEDLKSGKSRLPGATDSTRPPTDGAVLQQPLPVQSAGQGGAGQRVLTPPTGPRPAGATATGAPLNAPLNQTIEPPKRQLEIIQFGTIGKGNNALNAGSPGGNTEVVGFPVDEKAKKYGTTQGTDSRRQIEFIPAGSFVRVAMLNGIDAPTGGQAQGNPLPVAFHVLDPANLPSKYKLDIKDCRVIGAAWGDLSSERSMIRLETLSCVLGNGETVEMAIKGQAIGEDGKAGLRGRLVTKQGQLLANALFAGALSGIGRAFQQSATTTNTSGLGTTQTIDPDKVGQAAIGGGVGQAGTMLAQYYLKAADKLFPVIETDGGRTIELLVTKGAVYTGKADVREDYRGLLKRTGSNSRRYEDD, from the coding sequence ATGAGTGATCCCAACGCCCAAGTCCGCAAGCGCCAGTACATGCTGATCGGGGCCGCCGCCGGCATCCTCGGTCTCATGGGCGCCGGAATGTTCCTCTTCGATTCCACACCCGCGAGTTACCGCGAGAAACCCAAGACCGTCACTATCACGGCCCCCGGTTCGCTCGAAGACCGCGATGCCTGGCGCGCCCAGCAGGCCGCGCGCGAGAAGAGCAATGAAACGCTCATCAGCGAGGTGAAGAACCAACTTCGCCAGCAAGACGACCTCATCAAGAAGCAGGCCAAAGAGCTGGAAGACCTCAAGTCGGGCAAGAGCAGATTGCCCGGCGCCACGGATTCCACTCGGCCGCCCACGGATGGCGCCGTGTTGCAGCAGCCCTTGCCGGTGCAGAGCGCAGGCCAGGGCGGTGCCGGGCAGCGGGTCTTGACGCCTCCCACTGGCCCACGTCCGGCGGGCGCTACCGCCACGGGCGCGCCACTCAACGCCCCGCTGAATCAGACCATCGAGCCGCCGAAACGCCAGCTCGAAATCATCCAGTTCGGCACCATCGGCAAGGGCAACAACGCGCTCAATGCGGGCTCGCCCGGCGGCAATACCGAAGTGGTGGGTTTCCCGGTCGACGAGAAGGCGAAGAAGTACGGCACGACCCAGGGCACCGACTCGCGCCGGCAGATCGAGTTCATCCCGGCGGGCTCCTTTGTGCGGGTCGCCATGCTCAACGGCATCGACGCGCCCACGGGCGGCCAAGCGCAGGGCAACCCGCTGCCCGTGGCCTTCCATGTCCTGGACCCCGCCAACCTGCCGAGCAAGTACAAGCTGGACATCAAGGATTGCCGCGTCATCGGCGCCGCGTGGGGCGATCTGTCGTCCGAGCGGTCGATGATCCGCCTTGAAACACTGTCTTGCGTGCTGGGCAACGGCGAAACCGTGGAAATGGCCATCAAGGGCCAAGCCATCGGCGAAGACGGCAAGGCCGGCTTGCGCGGGCGGCTTGTCACCAAACAAGGCCAGCTTCTGGCCAACGCCTTGTTTGCCGGCGCCCTGTCCGGCATCGGCCGCGCCTTCCAGCAGTCCGCCACGACCACCAACACCAGCGGCCTTGGCACTACGCAGACCATCGACCCCGACAAGGTGGGGCAGGCCGCCATCGGCGGCGGTGTCGGGCAGGCCGGCACGATGCTCGCGCAGTACTACCTGAAGGCCGCCGACAAGCTCTTTCCCGTCATCGAGACCGATGGGGGACGAACCATCGAGCTGCTTGTGACCAAGGGCGCCGTCTACACCGGCAAGGCCGATGTCCGCGAAGACTATCGCGGTCTTTTGAAACGCACCGGATCGAATTCCAGGAGGTATGAAGATGATTAA
- a CDS encoding type-F conjugative transfer system secretin TraK: protein MFPKLKKSSRPILLLALLASLNAHATQVIEGADRNHVQVNISAKEQNRLAVEGRRIASVVPSQKDVISVVKDEALGALYFTLASDTPSVGTVTLFVSDDKGVTYKVILVPRPVSGEEIILRPPGEKGGPASAAPRTTADGRAVSYQRKIKDLVLVMADPALQESVESIAVNKEVPLWKEGRLVLLTKYLEGDLVGEKYRLTNVSPSDMLLVEQELYRRGVRAVSIEHHTLPAGDGTDIFLVRERKENE, encoded by the coding sequence ATGTTTCCAAAATTGAAGAAATCGTCAAGGCCGATTCTGCTGCTCGCGCTGCTGGCCAGTCTTAACGCGCACGCCACCCAGGTCATCGAGGGGGCCGACCGCAACCACGTTCAGGTCAACATTTCCGCGAAGGAACAAAACCGGCTGGCCGTCGAAGGGCGGCGCATCGCCAGCGTGGTGCCCTCGCAGAAGGATGTCATTTCCGTCGTGAAGGATGAAGCGCTGGGCGCCCTCTACTTCACGCTGGCGAGCGACACCCCGAGCGTGGGCACTGTCACTTTGTTCGTGTCCGACGACAAGGGGGTGACCTACAAGGTCATCCTGGTGCCGCGCCCGGTCTCGGGTGAGGAAATCATCCTGCGCCCGCCGGGCGAGAAGGGCGGCCCTGCCAGCGCCGCACCGCGCACCACGGCTGACGGTCGCGCCGTGTCGTACCAGCGAAAGATCAAAGACCTGGTGCTGGTCATGGCCGACCCGGCGCTGCAAGAAAGCGTCGAAAGCATCGCCGTCAACAAGGAAGTGCCCTTGTGGAAAGAGGGCCGCCTGGTCCTGCTGACCAAGTACCTGGAAGGCGACTTGGTGGGCGAGAAATACCGCCTGACCAATGTCTCCCCGTCCGACATGTTGCTGGTCGAACAGGAGCTGTATCGCCGAGGCGTGCGCGCCGTTTCCATCGAGCACCACACCTTGCCGGCGGGCGATGGCACCGACATCTTCCTCGTGCGGGAGCGCAAAGAAAATGAGTGA
- a CDS encoding type IV conjugative transfer system protein TraE yields the protein MTPEKAHNERDALKSQIRFHRLMNLVLACTLFGGLFLLSYVVFRDTTRIVPPEVRRPYEIGANYANKDYLADMAGYVLGSILTVTPETAEYNNKLILKMAHPDGYAVLKTALDSAAMRIKQERVTTIWVPRKEEVSEREMRVKVSGKLKTYIADKLTSERDKDYLVEFTVTSSGRLYVSKIEEIVKADSAARAAGQS from the coding sequence ATGACACCTGAAAAGGCACACAACGAGCGCGATGCGCTCAAGTCCCAAATCCGCTTTCACCGCCTGATGAATCTGGTGCTGGCCTGCACTTTGTTCGGCGGCCTGTTCCTCCTGAGCTACGTGGTGTTCCGGGATACCACCCGGATCGTGCCGCCGGAAGTCCGCCGGCCCTACGAGATCGGGGCGAACTACGCCAACAAGGATTACCTGGCCGACATGGCCGGCTACGTGCTGGGCTCGATCCTGACCGTCACCCCGGAGACGGCGGAATACAACAACAAGTTGATCTTGAAGATGGCTCACCCCGATGGCTACGCGGTTCTCAAGACCGCGCTGGACTCGGCGGCCATGCGGATCAAGCAAGAGCGTGTCACCACCATTTGGGTGCCGCGCAAAGAGGAAGTGTCCGAGCGCGAAATGCGCGTGAAGGTCAGCGGCAAGCTCAAGACCTACATCGCCGACAAGCTCACCAGCGAACGCGACAAGGACTACTTGGTTGAATTCACCGTCACATCTTCGGGGCGTCTCTATGTTTCCAAAATTGAAGAAATCGTCAAGGCCGATTCTGCTGCTCGCGCTGCTGGCCAGTCTTAA
- the traL gene encoding type IV conjugative transfer system protein TraL: MSQTDLSHYIPRRLDDAGKFLFWELDVAAIAILGMLIGVATEFPISGVFFGVLLGFLYNKLKAGQHPGMATHLLYWFTGFPEPKELPGSHIRELNG, from the coding sequence ATGTCACAAACGGATCTGTCTCACTACATCCCGCGCCGACTGGATGACGCCGGCAAGTTTCTGTTTTGGGAGCTGGATGTAGCCGCCATCGCCATCCTGGGGATGCTCATCGGTGTGGCCACGGAGTTCCCGATTTCCGGGGTCTTCTTCGGCGTGCTGCTGGGCTTCCTCTACAACAAGCTGAAGGCGGGCCAGCATCCGGGCATGGCCACTCATCTTCTCTATTGGTTCACTGGCTTTCCTGAACCGAAGGAATTGCCAGGCTCCCACATCCGCGAACTCAATGGGTAG
- a CDS encoding TrbC/VirB2 family protein, which yields MIVANANAVSMREEARQWLKAFLYVGLILALLMAVQSAYATDGTEFEAAATKFESWVKGNLGKLAALVAVAVGSVVAAVRKDWSWFFGALVLAIGIGIVVGIVNASFTAVI from the coding sequence ATGATTGTTGCAAACGCCAATGCGGTGTCCATGCGCGAAGAGGCGCGCCAGTGGCTCAAAGCCTTCCTCTACGTCGGGCTGATTCTGGCCCTCCTGATGGCGGTCCAGAGCGCCTACGCAACGGACGGTACGGAGTTCGAGGCCGCCGCCACCAAGTTCGAGAGCTGGGTCAAGGGCAACCTGGGCAAGCTCGCGGCCTTGGTCGCTGTCGCGGTGGGTTCGGTCGTGGCAGCCGTGCGCAAGGACTGGAGCTGGTTCTTCGGCGCCCTGGTGCTTGCCATCGGTATCGGCATCGTGGTGGGCATCGTCAACGCCAGCTTCACGGCCGTCATCTAA
- a CDS encoding response regulator: MFLADDHRLLVAGFRDVLKDYGIDVVEVAYSLDGLIDRYMEVKPDVLVIDVRFDTRNAGENGLDACEELLARDHSAKIIVFSQFDDQYIIEKSYKLGVLAFVRKDESTEVLHEAIKTVAEGKEYFPLRLRSFWPGRR, encoded by the coding sequence GTGTTTCTGGCGGACGATCACCGGCTACTCGTCGCCGGCTTCCGCGATGTTTTGAAGGATTACGGTATTGACGTTGTGGAAGTGGCCTACAGCCTGGACGGGCTGATAGATCGCTACATGGAAGTCAAGCCGGATGTGCTCGTCATTGATGTGCGATTTGACACACGCAACGCCGGGGAAAACGGGCTCGATGCCTGTGAGGAATTACTGGCCCGCGACCACTCAGCCAAGATCATCGTGTTCAGCCAGTTCGACGATCAGTACATCATCGAGAAGTCCTACAAGCTCGGCGTGCTGGCGTTCGTGCGCAAGGACGAGAGCACGGAAGTGCTGCACGAAGCAATCAAGACCGTGGCCGAAGGGAAGGAATATTTTCCCCTGAGATTGCGCAGCTTCTGGCCTGGTCGGCGGTGA
- a CDS encoding helix-turn-helix transcriptional regulator, whose translation MKDRNPNKLLDEKEMRAFAMTADGASLIEIAAEMGLSTKTVGTLMKSVKTKLSVENPADITKLAIRYGVTTTDPKTRS comes from the coding sequence GTGAAGGATCGCAATCCGAACAAGCTGCTCGATGAGAAGGAAATGCGCGCCTTCGCCATGACGGCGGACGGCGCATCGCTCATCGAGATTGCGGCCGAAATGGGCTTGTCGACCAAGACGGTGGGAACGCTCATGAAGAGCGTGAAGACGAAGCTCAGTGTCGAGAACCCGGCGGACATCACCAAGCTGGCGATCCGCTACGGCGTCACGACGACCGACCCGAAAACGAGAAGCTGA
- a CDS encoding sensor histidine kinase: protein MDLTIIYYTSCAFVLTVFAVSLFLAVKGNRAAKYFLWVWAALLILALPYITRANMISSMAAGLMLVFFLYVLYLTASYGMARVDVSHEETRRVLAESNRRIDEERRTLARRLHDEVNPQLLLSRNVLKQLEPLIQDNERAAALLANAQNMVSDAYAQMRDIIKNTRIEVIDSIGFTAALESMVAHYTSVCDKPAIILDHNLPKRPELPEAVAVSAYKIIREALFNAIKHASANQVRVSVQYSKALGLYKVEVTDDGVGIKASPKSEDSAGIGLIDMRERARVLGGKLKVQCADTANPKRPGTRVSFSFSGRSS from the coding sequence GTGGACCTGACCATCATCTACTACACGAGCTGCGCCTTCGTGCTGACGGTGTTCGCCGTCAGTCTTTTCCTGGCGGTCAAGGGCAACCGGGCCGCCAAGTATTTCCTATGGGTGTGGGCGGCTCTGCTGATCCTCGCACTACCCTACATCACCCGCGCCAACATGATTTCCAGCATGGCGGCCGGTCTGATGCTGGTCTTCTTCCTGTATGTGCTCTACCTCACAGCGAGCTACGGCATGGCGCGCGTCGATGTCTCACACGAAGAGACCCGCCGCGTGCTGGCCGAATCGAACCGGCGGATCGACGAGGAACGGCGCACGCTCGCGCGCCGGCTGCATGATGAGGTCAATCCTCAACTGCTCTTGAGCCGCAACGTCTTGAAGCAGCTCGAACCGCTGATCCAGGACAACGAGCGGGCCGCCGCCTTGCTGGCCAACGCCCAAAACATGGTGTCCGATGCCTATGCGCAGATGCGCGACATCATCAAGAACACCCGTATCGAAGTGATCGACTCCATCGGCTTTACCGCCGCGCTGGAATCCATGGTCGCCCACTACACGAGTGTTTGCGACAAGCCGGCGATCATCCTCGACCACAACCTGCCCAAGCGCCCTGAGCTGCCCGAGGCCGTGGCCGTGAGTGCCTACAAGATTATCCGCGAAGCGCTCTTCAACGCCATCAAACACGCGAGCGCCAACCAGGTCCGCGTCTCGGTGCAGTACAGTAAGGCGCTCGGTCTCTACAAGGTCGAAGTGACCGATGACGGGGTGGGGATCAAAGCATCCCCCAAGAGCGAGGACAGCGCCGGCATCGGCCTGATCGACATGCGCGAGCGGGCGCGCGTATTGGGCGGCAAACTGAAAGTGCAGTGCGCGGATACCGCCAACCCCAAGCGGCCAGGCACGCGGGTCAGCTTCTCGTTTTCGGGTCGGTCGTCGTGA
- a CDS encoding YunC family protein, producing MDAGAIQDHIEYLQFELKRPLLVMKAPKGILGCGYINVETCNKTGEVCAIVTGVNTFDDMRKAKVVAASNQAAELGIAVGDTGESALNKMR from the coding sequence ATGGACGCTGGCGCCATTCAAGACCATATCGAATATCTCCAGTTCGAGCTGAAGCGGCCGCTACTGGTGATGAAGGCCCCCAAGGGCATTCTCGGCTGCGGCTACATCAACGTCGAAACCTGCAACAAGACCGGCGAGGTCTGCGCCATCGTGACCGGCGTCAACACCTTCGACGACATGCGCAAGGCCAAGGTGGTAGCGGCCTCCAACCAAGCCGCTGAGCTAGGCATCGCGGTAGGCGACACGGGTGAATCCGCGCTAAACAAGATGCGCTGA
- a CDS encoding PAS domain-containing protein, which translates to MGATSLLAIDWKRLATVFVPALLIAAISIYVLGYRAPANPDPKVLPGRALAAYDDLYPIRADDAGALYLDRERFTKAVDYLTEHPSPRAIADLIYLGNSNNVTLMLDGATKAKYLLLSQQPDYAALGEVDREKDRIFQSYRDIVNGMGQTFAGTPIEIVLHDTRNPLRSIIAVQNPISGRRLGDTNTNFGIQLIRNYSYGEGQGQGRGGSFISYDLALKDGRAVKSTTIPIFHDVYGLIGFICINIDISKLDKQHPEAVAHFIESFRATMANDAISEMIQNSKRKD; encoded by the coding sequence GTGGGTGCGACATCGCTTCTTGCTATTGACTGGAAACGGCTGGCCACGGTCTTTGTGCCGGCCTTGCTGATCGCTGCCATCAGTATCTACGTCCTGGGCTACCGTGCCCCGGCCAACCCCGACCCCAAGGTGCTGCCGGGGCGCGCGCTGGCCGCCTACGACGATCTGTACCCGATCCGGGCTGACGATGCGGGCGCCCTCTATCTGGATCGGGAGCGCTTCACCAAGGCGGTCGATTACCTCACCGAACACCCGTCGCCGCGCGCCATCGCCGATCTGATCTACCTCGGTAACTCCAACAATGTCACCTTGATGCTCGATGGCGCCACCAAGGCCAAATACCTTCTGCTTTCCCAGCAACCCGACTATGCGGCGCTGGGGGAGGTTGATCGGGAGAAGGATCGGATTTTCCAGTCCTACCGCGACATCGTGAATGGCATGGGGCAGACCTTCGCCGGCACGCCCATCGAAATCGTCTTACACGACACGCGCAACCCGCTGCGCTCGATCATCGCCGTGCAAAACCCGATTTCCGGGCGGCGCCTGGGCGACACCAACACCAACTTCGGCATCCAGCTCATCAGGAATTACAGCTACGGCGAGGGCCAGGGGCAGGGCCGTGGCGGATCGTTCATCAGCTACGACCTGGCCCTCAAGGACGGCCGGGCGGTCAAGTCCACCACGATCCCGATCTTCCACGACGTTTACGGGCTGATCGGTTTCATCTGCATCAACATCGACATTTCCAAGCTGGACAAGCAACATCCCGAGGCGGTCGCCCATTTCATCGAGAGCTTTCGGGCCACGATGGCCAACGACGCGATTTCGGAAATGATCCAAAACAGCAAGCGCAAAGACTGA
- the mobF gene encoding MobF family relaxase, which produces MIASKRRFVLAAALAAFSVSAVGQAALLPPEEAFRASARQVAPGVVEIAYTIAPGYYLYRERFSFSTPEPTSRVESVVMPDPRVKHDRALDAQVAYYAQQVVVRVAVVGAGERAIDRQGSRVRRGRCVLPATDAHLSRIVARGDEGMISLNNVGSAGQALHYFSKDNYYTQDQGLEHSEWFGNGAEHLGLSGQIDRAAFFELLEGKVEGQELGKWVRNEETGEKEREHRPGTDMTFSAPKSVSLVAEIQGTRDVREAHEAAVKKALGYIERELAQTRQTEGGKTEAVKTGNLTVAMFRHNTSRELDPQTHTHAVIMNATRREDGQWRSLTNDEIYNAQRVIGAIYTSELADRLQALGYDIRRTDEKGNFEIAGITREQIEHFSQRRAEIEAALKAKGVDIDDASAQQKEDATLKTRARKVDVDHDALIADWKARAKEVGIDFDAIQAKADAQRAQGGVIRDDKLTGRQAMEFAAAHLIEREAVVSKNDLMAAAIEHGAGRVSASEVQRAFDKLERDGDLVKLPDGGYTTKKMLGSEMWALDQVRAQKGQTPRMMEPEAVAARIAQAEGRQGFKYSDGQKDAISKVLTSQDRYVAVQGLAGTGKTTMLKSLRELAQEQGYTVRGMAPTGAASKVLARETGIATDTVSMFQIKERQLQKDIEFAKQYAPDFVRKAEVWIVDESSFLSQRQKAQLDHMAEKAGAKVVYLGDTLQLQGVEAGKPFELAQKDGIETAYMTEINRQKTPDLKQAVDVITGRDGLQPGQRLTQVALANNARAFAFMDKTGMVREVKGDSGQLIGAVVDDILKLGKAERERTIVITAYNEDRRAINAGVREGLKAQGELSRSEDTREILVSKGWTRAMQKEAQYYQAGDVVRFGRDYQQIAAKKGEYMRVAAVDAPAGTVVLKKEDGTTIAWQPKKHNKIEVYDSDTRELAQGDLIRITRNEGEFKNGEIARVSAVAGERVTLELRQGKDVSLHQVDLSRNKHWDHAYASTVHASQGATQHRAIFHIRAPETESEFKQARALDNMAKVFGDRSFYVGATRASHELRIYTNNKDVAAQAVAAKQDKTSAVETLRRHEHAAPTQDKNADVTR; this is translated from the coding sequence ATGATCGCAAGCAAACGTCGTTTTGTCCTGGCCGCCGCACTGGCGGCCTTTTCCGTTTCCGCCGTTGGGCAGGCGGCCTTGCTGCCGCCCGAGGAAGCCTTCCGCGCGTCGGCCCGGCAGGTTGCGCCTGGCGTGGTGGAAATCGCCTACACCATCGCGCCGGGCTACTACCTGTACCGGGAGCGTTTTTCGTTTTCTACCCCGGAGCCCACCAGCCGCGTCGAGAGCGTTGTGATGCCGGACCCACGGGTTAAACATGATCGCGCCCTGGATGCGCAGGTTGCCTACTATGCCCAACAGGTCGTGGTGCGGGTGGCTGTCGTGGGGGCTGGCGAGCGTGCAATTGATCGCCAAGGCTCAAGGGTGCGCCGAGGTCGGTGTGTGCTACCCGCCACTGACGCGCACCTATCGCGTATCGTTGCGCGGGGGGATGAAGGGATGATTAGCCTTAACAACGTCGGCAGCGCCGGGCAGGCGTTGCATTACTTCTCGAAGGACAACTACTACACCCAGGATCAGGGCTTGGAGCATTCCGAGTGGTTCGGTAATGGTGCCGAGCATCTTGGGTTGTCTGGCCAGATCGACCGGGCGGCTTTCTTCGAGCTGCTGGAGGGCAAGGTCGAAGGTCAGGAGTTGGGCAAGTGGGTGCGGAACGAAGAGACGGGCGAGAAGGAACGCGAGCACCGCCCCGGCACCGACATGACCTTTTCCGCGCCCAAGAGCGTTTCGTTGGTGGCCGAGATCCAAGGCACCCGCGACGTGCGCGAAGCCCATGAGGCGGCCGTCAAGAAGGCGCTGGGTTATATCGAACGCGAACTGGCGCAGACCCGGCAGACCGAGGGCGGCAAGACCGAGGCGGTGAAGACCGGCAACCTCACGGTGGCCATGTTCCGCCACAACACCAGCCGCGAGCTGGACCCGCAGACCCATACCCACGCGGTCATCATGAACGCCACACGGCGCGAGGATGGCCAGTGGCGGTCGCTGACCAATGACGAAATCTACAACGCGCAGCGCGTCATCGGCGCCATCTATACCTCCGAGCTGGCCGACCGCTTGCAGGCCCTGGGCTACGACATCCGCAGAACCGACGAGAAGGGCAACTTCGAGATCGCCGGCATCACGCGCGAGCAGATCGAGCACTTCAGCCAGCGCCGGGCCGAGATCGAGGCCGCCTTGAAGGCCAAGGGTGTGGACATCGACGACGCCAGCGCCCAGCAGAAGGAAGACGCAACCCTCAAGACCCGTGCCCGCAAGGTCGACGTTGACCATGATGCGCTGATCGCCGACTGGAAGGCGAGGGCCAAGGAGGTGGGCATCGACTTCGATGCCATCCAGGCCAAGGCCGATGCCCAGCGCGCCCAAGGCGGCGTGATTCGTGACGACAAGCTGACCGGGCGCCAGGCGATGGAATTTGCCGCCGCCCACCTGATCGAGCGCGAGGCGGTGGTCTCCAAGAATGACTTGATGGCGGCCGCCATCGAGCACGGCGCCGGCCGCGTCTCAGCATCCGAAGTGCAACGCGCCTTCGACAAGCTGGAGCGGGATGGTGACCTCGTGAAGCTGCCGGACGGCGGCTACACCACCAAGAAAATGCTGGGCAGTGAAATGTGGGCGCTGGACCAGGTTCGCGCCCAAAAGGGCCAAACACCCCGGATGATGGAGCCCGAGGCGGTGGCAGCGCGCATCGCCCAGGCCGAGGGGCGCCAGGGCTTCAAGTACAGCGACGGCCAGAAGGACGCCATCAGCAAGGTGCTGACCAGCCAAGACCGCTATGTGGCCGTGCAAGGTCTCGCCGGCACCGGCAAGACCACCATGCTCAAATCCCTGCGCGAGTTGGCCCAGGAGCAGGGTTATACCGTGCGCGGCATGGCGCCGACCGGCGCCGCAAGCAAGGTCTTGGCACGCGAAACCGGGATCGCCACCGATACCGTCTCGATGTTCCAGATCAAGGAGCGGCAGCTACAGAAAGACATCGAGTTTGCGAAGCAGTATGCCCCGGACTTCGTGCGTAAGGCCGAGGTCTGGATCGTCGATGAATCCTCTTTCCTGTCGCAGCGGCAGAAGGCGCAGCTCGACCACATGGCCGAGAAGGCCGGCGCCAAGGTGGTCTATTTGGGCGACACCCTCCAGCTCCAGGGCGTCGAGGCCGGCAAACCCTTCGAGTTGGCGCAGAAAGACGGAATCGAGACGGCCTACATGACCGAGATCAACCGGCAGAAGACGCCGGACTTGAAACAGGCCGTCGATGTCATCACCGGGCGCGACGGATTGCAGCCAGGTCAGCGGCTGACCCAAGTGGCGCTGGCCAACAATGCCAGGGCCTTTGCCTTCATGGACAAGACCGGTATGGTCCGCGAGGTCAAGGGCGACTCGGGCCAACTCATTGGCGCCGTCGTGGATGACATCCTCAAGCTAGGCAAGGCCGAGCGCGAGCGCACCATCGTGATTACCGCCTACAACGAGGATCGCCGCGCCATCAATGCCGGCGTGCGCGAAGGGCTCAAGGCCCAGGGGGAGTTGTCCCGCAGCGAGGACACCCGGGAGATTCTGGTTTCCAAGGGCTGGACGCGCGCCATGCAGAAGGAGGCGCAGTATTACCAAGCCGGCGACGTGGTGCGCTTCGGACGCGACTACCAGCAGATCGCGGCCAAGAAAGGCGAATACATGCGGGTGGCCGCCGTGGATGCGCCGGCCGGCACCGTGGTGCTGAAGAAGGAGGATGGCACCACCATCGCCTGGCAGCCGAAGAAGCACAACAAGATCGAGGTCTACGACAGCGATACCCGCGAGCTGGCCCAGGGCGACCTGATCCGCATCACGCGAAACGAAGGCGAGTTCAAGAACGGGGAAATCGCGCGGGTTTCGGCTGTGGCCGGCGAGCGCGTTACCTTGGAGCTGCGCCAGGGCAAGGATGTGAGCTTGCACCAGGTCGATCTAAGCCGGAACAAGCATTGGGACCACGCCTACGCCTCGACCGTGCATGCCTCTCAGGGCGCCACCCAGCACCGCGCCATCTTCCACATTCGGGCACCGGAGACGGAGAGCGAGTTCAAACAGGCGCGCGCACTCGATAATATGGCCAAGGTTTTCGGGGATCGCAGCTTTTACGTGGGCGCTACACGCGCGAGCCACGAGCTGCGCATCTATACCAACAACAAGGATGTGGCAGCTCAGGCGGTGGCGGCCAAGCAGGACAAGACCAGTGCCGTCGAAACACTCCGTCGTCATGAACATGCAGCGCCCACGCAGGACAAAAACGCTGACGTGACGCGGTAA